A stretch of DNA from Plasmodium berghei ANKA genome assembly, chromosome: 11:
TCTACTATTGctattatttaattggGTTTCACGTTTAGATTCTATACCATTTTGTTCGTTTCCTCcgtgtatttttttgatagtacgaattattttatttcctaaGCCAGATACCTTAGATAGATCATACAAGGGAATAATcatactaatatatatgtgcgTTAATATATACGCCACAACATGTAAATAACCgctattatataattttctatatattagtttttatttcattttgaCAACTTACTTTCTGTTCGGAGCAATGCATTGGCACAGCCAAAAGGACATACAAGGTAATACATACTAAACTAAATATccttttattcattttcttattaataaaaaatgtttactGAAGCAATACgctttaaataatatatatgttttattttttgttagcTTTCTTTTTATCTATGATTATTGTAAAACAATGATgctattatttaatatcaCAATTATTAGCAATCTGTTCTTATAcaatttgtttaattttaatttatataaacaaattatttgatatttatgaaagtatattataataaaattatatgttgCTGCTATTTTAAAGCATCcacaaatttataattctGTAATTATAAgttaacaaaatataatattttatttttattttaataaaataataacaataaataaaaatgtatatatttgttctgaatattttttgtttatttaaaccattatattaaatataacaaaattgtttttaatatttaaaatataaataaattattccattaatttatatgcatatattttcatgtaaatatatactgCTATCATCAGAGATGTAAATATACAATTgcaaaaatttttatatttatgttttttttctaataacAACTCATTTTCGCAAagattaaattattttaattataaaaaaataagttatGTAGAAGGTTCAGCCTAAAATATAcgttttgtatatttttatataaataagtcTTTAGTATATTTTAAAGGTTCATTTAATAACATGTTTGACATTTTATAAgcttataattttctattGTTTATCTACAAgcaaattaatatatattaattatggtaataaaatattagatacatatatgttgtaaatcaataatatatcCAAACGTATGAAAAacaattaacaaaaattattgtttggatttaaatgcatttttatttttatacttcTCCGATTTTAGATATTACTTAATAAcattctatattttatttaccacttttttgtaaaaatattttttgtttatagaTTGGtatgtaataattttatttataaatatatctcaaaatatacaacatcaaatatatcatttctattaaaatcatataaaatattcatattttcaagTATATCTCGTATAAATCACAACgaataatacatataaaaacataaatttgtaaaaaattgccaatttattattatatgaaacCCGAAAATCAAATACAATTAATAACCAAACTCCTTATTTTTCCGTATTCATTAAACACATTTGTAGTAACTTGAATatttaaacaatatattgtctttgtttttataaataatatttaaatataacataaatatagcACATTAGTTATCATAGAGCATTTCCACATATAGAAAACGTATTCTatactttttataaaaacagGTTAAGTGGATCTTAATGTGCCTCCTACATATTAAGCCTctaattatttatactaACAAATGGAATgctatttatttattattttttgaactATATATTGTCTTTTAAATACGGAaccatatatttttaacactaaaataaaagttaattaaatttatcattCCAAAGAATCgtcttttcttttataaacacaaaaaataaattaataaatggtACAATATCGGCCTGCATaagtttttatatatttaataatttatattttaccCTATAAACGGAATTTATAGATTTTTTAgtctgttttttttgagtaGATGGATATTAATGCTTCTCATTCCCTAAgtttcattattaaaatgGAGAGAtcagaaaaattattaattcttACCAACCTAAGAAAACCCATTCttaacaaataaatgtatattttgcATAGCAGTCTTTTAATGTTTCGATATtgtgataaatatattaataaaatcgatttattttcatgaataacatttatttaaattaccaccataaatcattttgtttcattataataaagtatatttagtgtatataatttgtccatgccttttttatataaaaatacattaatgtatttaattttgtgAACAAGATAATAAGTGCTATAATTCaccaattattttttctgtaCAACTATCCTTTATGCTAGTTTCTACCactttttttcattaaaaatttatgtttcatagtttattattttcgttattttgattattcTTATAAAACTCTAAATTTAGTTAAAGATTAGTTATCTCCAATAGGAGATGTCTTAAGTATATCATATATCTATTATTCATTCTTTTAacattaattatttaacatCTTAATAATAAGAAACATATCTTTAAAAATCAGCATACTATGCATATTTGGTTTATGATATTTTCCTTAAataggaaaaaaataaggaagatataattttttaaaataaaagtttgATGTATATGTCTATTTATTGTACATagttcatttttattacatttttctgccattatatttaatgtatatatgctataaaaatatattgaaatacccaatcatattaaaaacaaatttaatttggaaatttatatatgagaTGACACAGTTTTTAATTGTAAATTAATGTTTCGCTAAACCTCGACCCTAAatcattaatttatttcatattatttcttttatatgcacatactaattttttattaacaacCTATATACTATTTATTGAGTTTTGaatttctttataatatattttacaaacTTGTATATTCCAatcaatattatgaaatttaaaaaatttaatcaAAACGAAACCAAGAATAATAACCCCCTAAAATATATCGCATAGAACAAGGTAATAACTTATGTTACAGAAGGTATATACACAATATAGAACAATTCCCCCTAAAATTTAAAGAGTTCAAACCTCGGCAtcaagaaaattataattaaaaaataaagatatattttggGTAAGGTGTTCcatgatttattttacattttttttttatatttgtatatatataatcccatgcatgaaatattattttaaatattttagttTTGGTTTGAtgaacaataaaaatataaaacttgtatattcataatgcatcatattaaaaacattatatatataatataattaaaaccatttatttttatatattataatattaatgaaattatgaataataacatttgatattcattatttatgaaaGCTTCAGCTATTCACGTTgctttataatatatttatttaaataaaaatgtatatattttaaaaccCGATAAATTATACGAATGTGTcgtttaaataataattctaatttttaaaaataaatattaggtttttatactttattagaaaattatttgcttcgattttaattatgcaactttttgatttttaataaaaatgcaacatattttttaatattttattaattaagCCAGAAAATggttaaaatatatattgacATAATTCTTTTTGTTGTAATATTACTTGTGTATGTGAATAATAAATCTTTTGCAAGCGAACTTGTTTCAACTAATAATGTTAAGCATGAATCTGTTTCATCCAATGATACTAAGCGTAAACCTGTTTTAGCCACTGATTCTAAACGTAAACCTGTTTCATCCAATGATGCTAAGCGTAAACCTGTGTTAGCCAATAATGCCAAGCATGAACCTGTTTTAGCCAATGATGCTAAGCGTAAACCTGTTTCAACTAATAATGTTAAGCATGAATCTGTTTCATCCAATGATGCTAAACGTAAATCTGTTTTAGTCAATAATGTCAAGCATGAACTTGTTTCAGTCAATGATATTAAGCGTAAACCTGTTCCAATTGATGATGATGTGTATAAACTTCCTTCAACTAGTGGTTTTATACGTAAACCTACTCCAGCTAAGGGTGTCATATGCAAAGTAATTCCAACTAATGAAGTTATACGTAAACCTGTTTCATCCAATGATGCTAAGCGTAAACCTGTGTTAGCCAATAATGCCAAGCATGAACCTGTTTTAGCCAATGATGCTAAGCGTAAACCTGTTTCAACTAATAATGTTAAGCATGAATCTGTTTCATCCAATGATGCTAAACGTAAATCTGTTTTAGTCAATAATGTCAAGCATGAACCTGTTTCAGTCAATGATATTAAGCGTAAACCTGTTCCAATTGATGATGATGTGTATAAACTTCCTTCAACTAGTGGTTTTATACGTAAACCTACTCCAGCTAAGGGTGTCATATGCAAAGTAATTCCAACTAATGAAGTTATACGTAAACCTGTTTCATTTGATGATTTTATACGTAAACATGTTTCAATTAATGATGTTATACGTAAACCTATTCCAGCTAATGATGGTTTACGAAGATTGGCTATGCGAAATGCTACTGTACTCAAACTTTTATCATCTGGTTTTTCTCTACcaaattttaattcatcCCTTTCGACCTCATCAAAATCTACCTCATCCATTTCGTCCCCACCCAAAACTACGTAAGAAATATAcctatatgcatataatatatggcCACAGTGAATATAACTATACATGTTTCGGTGacatatatgaaaatattatatatatattcgtCCAAATAAGCATTTGTATGCCGATTCGAACGTCAAAcactatttataaatatgtttcgt
This window harbors:
- a CDS encoding fam-c protein, which produces MNKRIFSLVCITLYVLLAVPMHCSEQKVSGLGNKIIRTIKKIHGGNEQNGIESKRETQLNNSNSRDPKDDKDNKRRDYNKEMDHEFWMYMNFFLSD
- a CDS encoding fam-a protein, coding for MVKIYIDIILFVVILLVYVNNKSFASELVSTNNVKHESVSSNDTKRKPVLATDSKRKPVSSNDAKRKPVLANNAKHEPVLANDAKRKPVSTNNVKHESVSSNDAKRKSVLVNNVKHELVSVNDIKRKPVPIDDDVYKLPSTSGFIRKPTPAKGVICKVIPTNEVIRKPVSSNDAKRKPVLANNAKHEPVLANDAKRKPVSTNNVKHESVSSNDAKRKSVLVNNVKHEPVSVNDIKRKPVPIDDDVYKLPSTSGFIRKPTPAKGVICKVIPTNEVIRKPVSFDDFIRKHVSINDVIRKPIPANDGLRRLAMRNATVLKLLSSGFSLPNFNSSLSTSSKSTSSISSPPKTTNFTLANSSLNENCEQNDSLTCTDPEETQKATELMNEAVTALQKIAKNVDVCDHVNKQFDIDLYCKKHEEDTEIAIFSFEIKKSNNYNEIINKVWSPNGIKSFDEYHIKEKIVRVYNPNLVMMQQRRNSIVGPFKKYSYVLATKVEVSSDTTIIVFSSANINDYNSASRNTYTNTILKSANEFKTNVNSEEDIKDGKLKKFYINLYGYIIKKEERRIDVTYVYSINTMAYDVSYAPSFITKMEKSEKLLMLSSLKEFFDRK